In Mytilus edulis chromosome 3, xbMytEdul2.2, whole genome shotgun sequence, the genomic window CATTTCGTACATTTTCATGTCCATTTTGGCACTGTCTGTGATTAAACTATTTATAGAGAACGGATGATTAAATGAGTGAGGATGATTTAAGTGTCCGGCGGGATGACCAGCGGGATGATTGTACCCCTGCGAAACTATATCATGCTGCATATGTCGAATGTTCGGGGTCATATCGTGGCGTTCATGTTGCTGGATTGGTGTTGGCGCACTGTGTTCATTACTTAATGGTTCCGATTTAGTTTCGGGAATCTCATGTCCTGACGGCACGTGATTttgtggtggtggtggtggcggTGATGGGGAACATCCATCTCTACTGTCGGGTGACTTACAACTATCATCGTCATCTCCGGAACATGACTGCCTCATCATTTCTTTCTTTACACATTTGAAGCGTTTCTGTCGTCGTAGGTAACATCCATTTTCGAACATATTACCTGAGTCGGGATGAAGAGCCCAGTAGCTGCCTTTTCCAGGACGGTCGGGTGTTCTCGGAACTTTAACAAAACAGTCATTAAAAGATAAACTATGTCTGATAGAATTCTGCCATCTCTGTTGATTCTGACGGTAAAACGGAAATAAGTCCATAATAAACTGGTATATTTCACTAAGCGTACACATTTTGTTCGGTGACTGTTGAATAGCCATAGTGATAAGTGATATGTAAGAATATGGCGGCTTTGCATGTGTATAACTTCTACGATACGTTTTGTCCCGTGCCCTGTTAATAGCCTGGGCCCTGTTAAACGATTCCATTCTCATAGGGCTCGACATGCCATTCATTGGTGGTAGACTTCCCATTCCGTTAACTGAAGCTATTGAATTCATAGAATTCATACCGGGTGGCATGGATGCTGCATGCATACCCATACCCATGCTGGACATTGCTTGTGGCGGCATACCTCCCATGTTCGGAGGAGAATAGTTCATATTGCTCATAGCCATAGATCCCATAGACATTGTCCCATAACTGTTCATATTCGGCATTGATGTCATAGTATATCCACTGCTGCAACTGGGGTCGTATGGAGACTTAGTTGACAACATTGTCAAATAGTCTCCCGACTGCGGGCAATCCAAACTTTGTTTCTCGTACATAATTACCAACAAATAGTTGTAAAACACTCTTGGTTATATCTGTAAACTGAATTGACCCTGGGTAAATATACCTGGTT contains:
- the LOC139515967 gene encoding hepatocyte nuclear factor 3-beta-like, with protein sequence MYEKQSLDCPQSGDYLTMLSTKSPYDPSCSSGYTMTSMPNMNSYGTMSMGSMAMSNMNYSPPNMGGMPPQAMSSMGMGMHAASMPPGMNSMNSIASVNGMGSLPPMNGMSSPMRMESFNRAQAINRARDKTYRRSYTHAKPPYSYISLITMAIQQSPNKMCTLSEIYQFIMDLFPFYRQNQQRWQNSIRHSLSFNDCFVKVPRTPDRPGKGSYWALHPDSGNMFENGCYLRRQKRFKCVKKEMMRQSCSGDDDDSCKSPDSRDGCSPSPPPPPPQNHVPSGHEIPETKSEPLSNEHSAPTPIQQHERHDMTPNIRHMQHDIVSQGYNHPAGHPAGHLNHPHSFNHPFSINSLITDSAKMDMKMYEMQGYGGYNPHAMALPPMSKDLSHMPGPDNNGYYKTYAPHSVGSL